In a single window of the Leptospira barantonii genome:
- the lipL32 gene encoding major surface lipoprotein LipL32, producing MKKLSILAVSVALFASITACGAFGGLPSLKSSFVLSESTIPGTNETVKTLLPYGTVIHYYGYIKPGQAPDGLVDGSKKAYYLYVWVPAVIAEMGVRMISPTGEIGEPGDGDLVSDAFKAATPEEKSMPSWFDTWIRVERMSAIMPDQIAKAAKGKALQKLDDDDDGDDTYKEERHAKYNSLTRITIPNPPKSFDELKSIDTKKLLVRGLYRIAFTTYKPGEVKGSFVASVGLLFPPGIPGVSPLIHSNPEELQKQAVAAEESLKKAAADATK from the coding sequence ATGAAAAAACTTTCGATTTTGGCTGTCTCCGTTGCACTCTTTGCAAGCATTACCGCTTGTGGTGCTTTCGGTGGACTTCCAAGCCTAAAAAGCTCTTTTGTACTGAGCGAGAGTACAATCCCAGGGACAAATGAAACTGTGAAAACACTTCTTCCCTACGGGACTGTAATCCATTACTATGGATACATCAAGCCAGGACAAGCGCCGGACGGTTTAGTCGATGGAAGCAAAAAAGCATACTACCTCTACGTTTGGGTACCAGCTGTGATCGCTGAAATGGGAGTTCGTATGATTTCCCCAACAGGCGAAATCGGTGAGCCAGGCGACGGAGATTTAGTAAGTGACGCTTTCAAAGCGGCAACTCCAGAAGAAAAATCAATGCCAAGTTGGTTTGATACCTGGATTCGTGTTGAAAGAATGTCTGCGATTATGCCTGACCAAATCGCAAAAGCTGCGAAAGGAAAAGCACTTCAGAAGCTTGACGACGATGATGACGGAGATGATACTTACAAAGAAGAGAGACATGCAAAATATAACTCTCTTACAAGAATTACCATCCCTAATCCTCCAAAATCTTTTGACGAACTGAAAAGTATCGATACTAAAAAACTTTTAGTAAGAGGTCTTTACAGAATCGCTTTCACTACCTACAAACCAGGTGAAGTGAAAGGATCTTTCGTTGCATCAGTTGGTCTGCTCTTCCCACCAGGTATTCCAGGTGTGAGCCCACTGATTCACTCAAATCCTGAAGAACTGCAAAAACAAGCAGTAGCAGCTGAAGAGTCTTTGAAAAAAGCCGCAGCTGACGCAACTAAGTAA
- the metK gene encoding methionine adenosyltransferase translates to MSLKDFIFTSESVGEGHPDKVCDQISDAILDAYLEQDPKSRVACETLVTTNLVVIAGEITSKGKVDAQEIARNVIRDIGYNDITMGFDADFAVVSAHVHAQSPDISQGVTEGEGLFKEQGAGDQGLMFGFAINETPELMPMPIYYSHELVKHLAGLRHGNKLKFLRPDAKSQVTVEYKDGKPVRIDTVVISTQHSPDVTHKQIEESLIEECIKKVIPANLLVNTKYFINPTGQFIVGGPHGDAGLTGRKIIVDTYGGYGRHGGGAFSGKDPSKVDRSAAYMGRYIAKNVVASGLADKCEVQLAYAIGVAEPVSVHVDTFGTGKISEDELVKRIRANFKLTPRGIIESLKLLEKGRKYRETASYGHFGRKGSTFTWEETDKAAALKG, encoded by the coding sequence ATGTCTTTAAAAGATTTTATTTTTACTTCGGAATCGGTCGGCGAAGGCCACCCGGATAAGGTCTGTGACCAAATTTCCGACGCAATTCTAGATGCTTATCTGGAGCAGGATCCAAAATCTCGAGTTGCTTGTGAAACCTTAGTGACTACGAATTTGGTCGTGATCGCAGGTGAAATTACAAGTAAGGGGAAGGTAGACGCTCAGGAAATCGCAAGAAACGTAATCCGAGATATCGGTTATAACGATATTACGATGGGATTCGACGCGGACTTCGCGGTTGTTTCCGCTCACGTTCACGCTCAAAGCCCGGACATCTCTCAAGGGGTGACCGAGGGAGAGGGTCTTTTTAAAGAACAAGGAGCCGGGGATCAAGGTTTGATGTTCGGTTTTGCGATCAACGAAACTCCGGAACTCATGCCGATGCCGATCTACTATTCTCACGAATTGGTAAAACATTTAGCGGGACTCAGACACGGAAATAAACTGAAATTCTTAAGACCGGATGCAAAATCCCAAGTAACCGTCGAATACAAGGACGGAAAACCGGTTCGTATCGACACCGTGGTGATTTCCACACAACATTCTCCCGATGTAACTCATAAACAAATCGAAGAATCCTTGATCGAAGAATGTATCAAGAAGGTGATTCCTGCGAATCTTCTCGTAAATACGAAATATTTCATCAACCCTACCGGTCAGTTCATCGTCGGTGGTCCGCACGGAGATGCGGGTCTTACCGGAAGAAAGATCATCGTAGACACTTACGGTGGATACGGAAGACACGGAGGAGGAGCATTCTCCGGTAAGGATCCTTCCAAAGTGGACCGTTCTGCGGCGTATATGGGACGTTATATCGCGAAGAACGTTGTAGCTTCCGGTCTTGCGGACAAATGTGAGGTTCAACTTGCATACGCGATCGGCGTTGCGGAACCTGTTTCCGTTCACGTAGACACTTTCGGAACCGGAAAAATTTCCGAAGACGAATTGGTAAAAAGAATCCGCGCGAACTTCAAACTGACTCCTCGCGGAATCATCGAATCTCTCAAACTTCTCGAAAAAGGAAGAAAGTATAGAGAAACCGCTTCTTACGGTCACTTCGGAAGAAAAGGTTCCACTTTCACCTGGGAAGAAACTGACAAAGCCGCGGCGTTAAAGGGATAA
- a CDS encoding ATP-dependent Clp protease adaptor ClpS, which yields MASTQTPDLNEITEESTKSTGGPWRVVLWDDNEHTYEYVIEMLMEICTMSVEKAFLHAVQVDQEKKTVVFSGEFEHAEHVQERILTYGADPRMSNSKGSMSATLEK from the coding sequence ATGGCGAGCACACAAACTCCTGACTTAAACGAGATTACCGAGGAATCCACAAAATCAACCGGAGGACCCTGGAGAGTGGTTCTTTGGGACGATAACGAACACACTTACGAATACGTAATCGAAATGTTGATGGAAATCTGCACGATGTCCGTGGAGAAAGCGTTCTTACACGCGGTGCAAGTAGATCAGGAAAAAAAGACGGTCGTCTTTTCGGGAGAATTCGAACACGCGGAACACGTTCAGGAAAGAATTCTTACCTATGGAGCCGATCCGAGAATGTCCAACTCGAAAGGTTCCATGAGCGCCACTCTAGAAAAATGA
- a CDS encoding zinc-dependent alcohol dehydrogenase, whose protein sequence is MKRIVFKKRNVLEWEEVPEPKIQGQNQAIVKPLAVSRCDLDLPIVKGYTLFRPGIPIGHEFVGEIEETSPEIANEYPKGTKVIIPFQISCGLCPDCMGGRSKACTSIPYASHYGMGSSAKEFGGALSEKIWIPFAKQMLIPMPSSLDAIALASISDNIVEAWKLIGKWLEKKPNSPAMILGGAASSIGLYSASLAVGMGASEVLYLDDDPERLKIAENLGATAVPYTVLPKAWDKKFPLIADCHGLKEGMDFSFKSLSTEGIYGTASIFWSNKLEIPYLDLYNTGATLKIGRVDSREHIPQILNKIVEKKIEPEKIVTKTCSFEEALDAWVEPAIKLVVKMN, encoded by the coding sequence ATGAAACGAATCGTATTCAAAAAAAGAAACGTTCTGGAATGGGAAGAAGTTCCCGAACCCAAAATCCAAGGTCAAAACCAGGCCATCGTAAAACCGCTCGCAGTTTCCCGTTGCGATTTGGATCTTCCGATCGTAAAGGGTTACACTTTGTTTCGTCCCGGAATTCCGATCGGCCACGAATTCGTGGGAGAAATCGAGGAAACGAGTCCCGAGATCGCAAACGAATATCCGAAAGGAACCAAGGTGATCATTCCGTTTCAGATTTCCTGCGGACTTTGTCCGGATTGTATGGGAGGTCGTTCCAAGGCATGCACTTCCATTCCTTACGCGAGTCATTACGGAATGGGATCTTCCGCAAAAGAATTCGGCGGCGCCTTATCCGAAAAAATTTGGATTCCGTTCGCGAAACAGATGTTAATCCCTATGCCTTCTTCCCTGGATGCGATCGCTCTTGCTTCGATCAGCGACAATATCGTCGAGGCTTGGAAACTGATCGGAAAGTGGCTGGAGAAAAAACCGAATTCTCCCGCGATGATTTTGGGTGGAGCGGCTTCCAGCATCGGTTTGTATTCCGCGTCACTCGCGGTCGGAATGGGCGCATCCGAGGTTCTTTATCTGGATGACGATCCGGAAAGATTGAAGATTGCGGAGAATTTAGGAGCCACTGCGGTTCCCTACACGGTTCTTCCCAAGGCCTGGGACAAAAAATTTCCTTTGATCGCCGATTGCCACGGTTTGAAGGAAGGGATGGATTTTTCGTTTAAGTCGCTCTCCACCGAAGGAATCTACGGAACCGCATCTATATTCTGGAGTAATAAATTAGAAATTCCTTATTTAGATTTATACAACACGGGTGCAACTCTTAAGATCGGGCGCGTGGATTCGAGGGAACATATCCCGCAGATCCTAAACAAGATCGTGGAGAAAAAGATAGAACCCGAAAAGATAGTCACCAAAACCTGCTCGTTCGAGGAAGCGTTGGACGCCTGGGTCGAACCGGCGATCAAGTTGGTCGTTAAGATGAATTGA
- a CDS encoding crotonase/enoyl-CoA hydratase family protein, translating into MSELILTEKKGRILHIIINRPEERNAFNVEMLYALSGAYDQMEADPEVRVGLVYANGKHFTLGLELNNIVDFLKKEKRFPLPQDGINPWGTFGKRRTKPVVVALHGMCITLGIELALASDIRIAAKRTVFAQMEVQRGIFPFAGGTMRWPSQCGWGNAMKYILTGEPFEADEALRIGLVQEVVEKSDLISRGIQLAEKIAAQAPLGVRATLKSALESVAYGESKAAENLFPQLLELMETEDAEEGLKSFLEKRTAVFHGK; encoded by the coding sequence ATGTCCGAACTCATACTCACCGAAAAAAAAGGCCGAATTCTCCATATCATCATCAATCGCCCCGAAGAAAGAAACGCGTTCAACGTAGAAATGCTCTACGCATTGAGCGGCGCCTACGACCAAATGGAAGCCGATCCGGAAGTTCGAGTCGGTCTCGTATACGCAAACGGCAAACACTTTACCCTCGGCTTAGAATTGAACAACATCGTCGATTTCTTAAAAAAGGAAAAAAGATTCCCTCTTCCTCAAGATGGAATCAATCCTTGGGGAACTTTCGGAAAAAGGAGAACCAAACCCGTGGTCGTCGCGCTTCACGGAATGTGCATCACTCTCGGAATCGAACTCGCGCTCGCGAGCGATATTCGAATCGCGGCCAAACGCACCGTCTTCGCGCAGATGGAAGTCCAGCGAGGAATTTTTCCGTTCGCGGGAGGAACCATGCGCTGGCCCTCTCAATGCGGTTGGGGAAACGCTATGAAATACATTCTTACTGGAGAACCTTTCGAAGCCGACGAAGCTCTCAGAATCGGACTCGTGCAGGAAGTTGTTGAAAAAAGCGATCTCATTTCCAGAGGAATCCAACTCGCGGAAAAGATCGCGGCGCAGGCCCCGCTCGGAGTACGCGCAACGTTAAAATCCGCCTTGGAATCCGTCGCCTACGGAGAATCAAAAGCCGCCGAAAATCTTTTTCCTCAACTTTTGGAACTCATGGAAACGGAGGACGCGGAAGAAGGTTTGAAATCCTTTTTGGAAAAACGCACCGCAGTATTTCATGGAAAATGA
- a CDS encoding TetR/AcrR family transcriptional regulator, with protein MAPNLDKQTNPYDRLMTSALDLFYRRGYSGTSTNQLIADSGTHKASFYRYFQSKEEIALEYLKLQGENFENGLQRMMERSPSWKEFIHTWTSVLLKQVKSGKFIGCPIARFLNSVEEKNEDFEIVADKILHGWIQIFESYFESEKKKGHLDSSLNALAASRKILKLFQGSSQLFRITGKTDYFLELEGEMIETLGGKRK; from the coding sequence GTGGCTCCGAATCTCGACAAACAAACCAATCCCTATGATCGCCTGATGACTTCGGCCTTGGATCTTTTTTATCGCAGGGGTTATTCGGGAACTTCCACGAATCAGTTGATCGCGGATTCGGGCACACATAAGGCCAGTTTTTATCGTTACTTTCAATCAAAGGAAGAAATCGCTTTGGAATATTTAAAACTCCAAGGGGAGAATTTTGAAAACGGTCTGCAAAGAATGATGGAACGTTCCCCTTCTTGGAAAGAATTCATTCATACATGGACGTCCGTCCTTTTAAAACAAGTGAAAAGCGGTAAGTTTATCGGTTGTCCGATCGCCCGTTTCTTAAACAGCGTCGAGGAAAAAAACGAGGACTTCGAAATCGTAGCGGATAAAATTCTGCACGGATGGATTCAAATTTTTGAATCTTATTTCGAATCTGAAAAGAAAAAAGGACATTTGGATTCTTCTTTGAACGCGCTTGCGGCTTCTCGGAAAATTCTCAAATTGTTTCAAGGGAGTTCTCAACTTTTTAGAATCACCGGTAAAACCGATTACTTTCTCGAACTCGAAGGGGAGATGATCGAAACGCTCGGTGGAAAAAGAAAATAA
- a CDS encoding MaoC family dehydratase encodes MTKVPNKPFAELAPSTAVSKDQVKRNIYGRYLEEFTEGEIFEHPREITIDRAFAQEFATTFMDANPLFLSSAYAQAHGFQDMLVSSLQVFNIALSLGVQNDSEKALANLGYYNVQFLKPVYPGDTLSAKTKILKVDDKGPDKPGIVSVRTICLNQKKELVLQYERKIMIYQSNGKPKGNPKPVVKEAFFPETDAPVIELPSLKFPTEFKSATWSDTYFENFKPGQIYIHQNGRTITDEHFPWTYRVGNTHPLHYDKLYSAGISGPMGGEPVVYGGLVFAWLCGMASRDITENMIWDLGFTEGYHTQPSFSGDTVTAITRVISVEDRGNDFGIPAGAVHLQIIGLKNIKANDAFDKFGEDLFLKENDKKKLGKEKLPEKIFEIERKILVKKKG; translated from the coding sequence ATGACTAAAGTTCCAAACAAACCTTTTGCGGAGCTGGCTCCAAGCACTGCAGTTTCCAAAGATCAGGTAAAACGGAATATTTACGGAAGATATCTGGAAGAATTCACGGAAGGGGAAATTTTCGAACACCCGAGAGAGATCACGATCGACAGAGCATTCGCTCAGGAATTCGCAACCACGTTTATGGACGCGAACCCTCTCTTCTTATCTTCCGCTTATGCGCAAGCGCACGGCTTTCAAGACATGCTGGTTTCTTCTCTGCAAGTTTTTAACATCGCTCTTTCACTCGGAGTTCAGAACGATTCCGAAAAGGCGCTCGCAAACTTAGGCTATTACAACGTTCAATTTTTAAAACCGGTTTATCCCGGAGATACTCTTTCCGCTAAAACAAAAATTCTCAAAGTGGACGACAAAGGTCCGGACAAACCGGGAATCGTAAGCGTTCGTACGATCTGTTTAAACCAAAAGAAAGAATTGGTTCTTCAATACGAAAGAAAGATCATGATCTATCAATCCAACGGAAAACCGAAAGGAAACCCGAAGCCGGTCGTTAAGGAAGCATTTTTTCCCGAAACGGACGCGCCCGTGATCGAACTTCCTTCTCTTAAATTTCCAACCGAGTTTAAGTCCGCGACTTGGTCCGATACGTATTTTGAAAATTTCAAACCGGGTCAGATTTACATCCACCAAAACGGAAGAACGATCACAGACGAACATTTCCCTTGGACATATAGAGTCGGAAACACACACCCACTTCACTATGACAAACTTTATTCTGCGGGTATATCCGGTCCAATGGGCGGAGAACCTGTCGTTTATGGCGGTCTCGTATTCGCGTGGTTATGCGGAATGGCTTCCAGAGACATCACCGAAAACATGATCTGGGATCTCGGATTCACCGAAGGATATCACACCCAACCTTCTTTCAGCGGAGACACCGTGACTGCGATCACTCGAGTGATTTCTGTGGAAGATCGCGGAAACGATTTCGGAATTCCTGCGGGAGCGGTTCATCTTCAGATCATCGGTCTGAAAAACATCAAGGCGAACGACGCGTTTGATAAATTCGGCGAAGATCTTTTCTTAAAGGAAAACGATAAGAAAAAACTCGGTAAGGAAAAACTTCCGGAGAAAATTTTCGAAATCGAAAGAAAGATTCTCGTTAAGAAAAAAGGTTAA
- a CDS encoding acyl-CoA dehydrogenase family protein, translating into MIENNYFLENQDLQENFQSIVDWKEIIDGFEGDFEDHKEYQKNGKDSLAMAPGSYEDALEYYKSILESGGDIAGKQIAPLAKDMDVEGLKYSSGKVTFPESMVKAVNQVKDAGILPYSIGRKHGGLGIPATVQTMMMELFSRADGSFAITLGCLNLAETIERFGSKEMIEEYVPKMANGEIFGAMALTEPNYGSDLPNLQTKAIKDANGVWRLTGAKRFITHGCGFGEIPAVILTLARTGTPTSGARGLSFFLVKSSDVFIAGIEKKMGLHCSPTCEVVYENSPGVLIGEEGYGLVRYSMAMMNGARLSIAAQAMGIATAAYMEAKKYASEREQFGKTIQNIPAVRKMLSSMDREIAGMRAILMEASRSIDLYHWKSERLKEHGVDEKEIRKDETIKKWEKLANLFTPLSKYYITELANKIAYDGLQIHGGAGFTYDYDISRIYRDVRITNIYEGTTQLQVVAAIGGIVSGMSAKGHLRQYFEEEFSKIGGGSSLLNENKDALEKIVEAYSAIENSSLRDEVAFEVVQSTARILIGLLMERGASRQKGEKKDKRDILAKEYNLESKAILLSNIVTIENRQSQLTFA; encoded by the coding sequence ATGATCGAGAATAATTACTTTTTAGAAAATCAAGACTTGCAGGAAAACTTTCAGTCCATCGTAGACTGGAAAGAGATCATAGACGGTTTCGAAGGGGATTTCGAAGATCATAAGGAATATCAAAAAAACGGTAAGGATTCCCTGGCAATGGCGCCCGGTTCCTACGAAGACGCATTAGAATATTATAAATCTATATTGGAGTCCGGAGGTGATATCGCCGGAAAACAGATCGCCCCTCTCGCAAAGGACATGGACGTGGAAGGTCTGAAATATTCTTCCGGGAAAGTCACTTTTCCCGAGTCCATGGTGAAAGCGGTCAATCAGGTGAAAGACGCGGGAATTCTTCCTTACAGCATCGGCAGAAAACACGGAGGACTTGGAATCCCTGCGACGGTTCAAACGATGATGATGGAATTATTCTCCAGAGCCGACGGTTCCTTTGCGATCACATTGGGTTGTTTGAATCTCGCCGAAACGATCGAACGATTCGGTTCCAAGGAAATGATCGAAGAATACGTTCCTAAAATGGCAAACGGAGAAATTTTCGGCGCGATGGCGCTTACGGAACCGAACTACGGATCGGATCTTCCGAATCTTCAAACCAAAGCGATCAAGGACGCGAACGGAGTTTGGCGTCTAACGGGCGCTAAACGATTCATCACGCACGGTTGCGGTTTCGGGGAAATTCCCGCGGTCATCTTAACACTCGCAAGAACCGGAACTCCTACAAGCGGAGCGAGAGGCCTTTCCTTTTTCTTGGTAAAAAGTTCGGACGTGTTTATCGCCGGAATCGAAAAGAAAATGGGGCTTCATTGTTCTCCCACCTGCGAGGTCGTTTACGAAAACAGCCCCGGGGTTCTGATCGGAGAAGAAGGTTACGGTTTGGTTCGTTATTCCATGGCGATGATGAACGGCGCAAGACTTTCGATCGCGGCACAAGCGATGGGAATCGCAACCGCGGCTTATATGGAGGCGAAAAAATACGCTTCCGAAAGAGAACAGTTCGGTAAAACGATTCAGAACATTCCCGCAGTCAGAAAGATGCTTTCTTCGATGGATCGCGAAATCGCCGGGATGAGAGCGATTCTTATGGAAGCTTCTCGTTCCATCGATCTTTACCATTGGAAATCGGAACGTTTGAAAGAACACGGAGTCGACGAAAAAGAAATCCGTAAGGACGAAACGATCAAAAAATGGGAAAAACTGGCCAACCTGTTTACTCCATTATCAAAGTATTATATTACGGAACTTGCAAATAAGATCGCATACGACGGTCTTCAGATCCACGGAGGAGCCGGATTCACATACGACTACGACATCTCCAGGATCTACAGAGACGTAAGAATCACGAACATCTACGAAGGAACCACACAACTTCAGGTTGTAGCCGCGATCGGAGGAATCGTTTCCGGAATGTCCGCAAAAGGACATTTGCGTCAATACTTCGAGGAAGAATTTTCCAAAATCGGCGGGGGTTCCTCGTTGTTAAACGAAAACAAGGACGCTCTGGAAAAGATCGTAGAAGCCTACTCCGCGATCGAAAATTCTTCTTTGAGAGACGAGGTAGCTTTCGAAGTAGTTCAATCCACGGCGAGAATTTTGATCGGCCTTCTTATGGAAAGAGGAGCTTCCCGTCAAAAAGGAGAGAAAAAGGATAAGAGAGACATTCTTGCAAAAGAATACAACTTGGAGTCCAAGGCGATTCTTCTTTCCAATATCGTTACGATCGAGAACCGCCAGTCTCAATTGACTTTCGCGTAA
- the lsa23 gene encoding surface adhesion protein Lsa23: MNSGNITVNFLLPFETSSTFSGLTTDLRVLKHGSMFDSKLLRFGFTILLFTACSSAKNELPTFSQNLECTKEEIPLWIQPADDINAGNDLEIIYCNQRETPNGKRIELSLVFRDERHPSFWKDAVYRIYRGFKYGRHKDIESLRLQFSKTGELSTVHLKNVYSGDQIFSQDPVQHFDSVLKADQLTKEEKKPVLYINTWNHMFSEKDQNPALSKKKLDNVELRTGSREELDAFYGGSQN; this comes from the coding sequence TTGAATTCTGGTAACATCACCGTCAATTTCCTTCTTCCCTTCGAAACTTCATCCACTTTTTCCGGTTTGACTACGGACCTCCGCGTATTAAAACACGGATCTATGTTCGATTCTAAATTGCTCCGATTCGGGTTTACCATTCTCCTGTTCACCGCTTGTTCTTCGGCAAAAAATGAACTCCCCACATTCTCGCAAAATTTGGAATGTACGAAGGAAGAAATTCCGCTCTGGATTCAACCGGCCGACGACATCAACGCGGGGAACGATTTGGAAATCATTTATTGCAACCAAAGGGAAACTCCGAACGGAAAACGCATAGAACTCAGTCTCGTGTTTCGGGATGAAAGACATCCTTCGTTTTGGAAGGACGCGGTGTATAGAATCTATCGAGGTTTTAAATACGGAAGACACAAGGACATAGAAAGTCTTCGTTTGCAATTTTCAAAAACGGGAGAATTGTCCACGGTTCATCTCAAGAACGTCTACTCGGGCGATCAAATATTCTCGCAAGATCCGGTGCAACATTTCGATTCCGTTCTAAAGGCGGATCAATTGACGAAAGAGGAAAAGAAACCGGTTCTTTATATCAACACTTGGAATCATATGTTTTCCGAGAAGGATCAGAATCCGGCGCTTTCCAAAAAGAAGTTGGACAACGTAGAACTCCGGACCGGAAGCAGAGAGGAACTCGACGCGTTTTACGGCGGATCTCAAAACTGA
- a CDS encoding transketolase family protein: MGAPSTSTATEKATRDGYGDALHELGASRPDVVVLDADLSGSTKTNKFAKAFPERFFNVGVAEQNLVGHAAGLALSGLVPFASSFAMFLSGRAWEVVRNSVVYPFLNVKLVASHGGVTVGEDGASHQCIEDFAIMRAIPEMTVICPSDYNECKQIIHAIADYKGPVYVRVGRPNVPVIERENYKFTIGKAEVMREGKDVLVIANGVLVNEAMKAVEELSKEGINATLLNMATIKPIDKDAILKYAKECKAVVTCEEHNVIGGLGSAVSEFLSEEYPVHVLKVGMKDQFGKSGTWKELLDYFGLRSKNIVETAKKAIALKK; this comes from the coding sequence ATGGGAGCTCCAAGCACATCAACTGCAACCGAAAAGGCGACTCGTGACGGATACGGGGACGCACTGCATGAACTGGGAGCTTCCCGTCCGGACGTAGTGGTTTTGGACGCGGATCTTTCCGGTTCCACAAAAACCAATAAGTTTGCGAAAGCATTTCCGGAACGTTTTTTCAACGTAGGCGTCGCCGAACAGAACTTAGTCGGTCACGCGGCCGGTTTGGCTCTTTCCGGTTTGGTTCCGTTCGCTTCTTCCTTTGCGATGTTTCTTTCGGGAAGAGCTTGGGAAGTGGTTCGTAACAGCGTCGTTTATCCGTTTTTAAACGTAAAACTTGTGGCGTCACACGGCGGAGTTACCGTCGGCGAGGACGGAGCTTCTCACCAATGTATCGAAGACTTTGCGATCATGAGGGCTATCCCTGAGATGACCGTGATCTGTCCTTCGGATTACAACGAATGCAAACAGATCATTCACGCGATCGCGGATTACAAAGGTCCGGTTTACGTGCGTGTGGGTCGTCCGAACGTTCCCGTAATCGAAAGAGAAAACTACAAGTTTACGATCGGTAAAGCGGAAGTGATGCGAGAAGGTAAGGACGTTCTTGTGATTGCGAACGGAGTTCTCGTAAACGAAGCGATGAAAGCGGTCGAGGAATTATCCAAAGAAGGAATCAACGCCACCCTTTTGAACATGGCGACGATCAAACCGATCGACAAGGATGCGATTCTCAAATACGCGAAAGAATGTAAGGCCGTTGTTACTTGTGAGGAACACAACGTGATCGGCGGTCTCGGTTCTGCTGTCAGCGAGTTTCTTTCGGAAGAATATCCGGTTCACGTTCTGAAAGTGGGAATGAAGGATCAGTTCGGAAAATCCGGAACTTGGAAAGAACTTTTGGATTATTTCGGTCTTCGTTCTAAGAATATAGTGGAAACCGCAAAGAAGGCGATCGCCCTCAAAAAATAA
- a CDS encoding ParB N-terminal domain-containing protein produces MKIRVSDIKVKNRIRKDLGDLRPLKESIQKLGLLHPILIDLDNTLISGERRLESVKILGWEYVDVRIVDIRNKKERVQMEAEENNIRLEFTSEEQDRVQELLKRYSYTTIFGRIFAWILDLLDWLKRFFQKK; encoded by the coding sequence ATGAAAATTCGAGTTTCGGACATCAAAGTTAAGAATCGCATCCGCAAAGATCTCGGGGATCTCCGCCCTCTCAAAGAATCCATACAGAAACTGGGGCTTTTGCATCCTATCTTGATCGATCTAGACAACACCTTGATCTCCGGAGAAAGAAGACTCGAAAGTGTAAAGATTCTCGGTTGGGAATACGTGGATGTTCGGATCGTGGATATTCGGAATAAAAAAGAAAGAGTTCAGATGGAAGCCGAGGAAAACAATATTCGTTTAGAATTTACTTCCGAGGAACAGGATCGAGTCCAAGAGCTCTTGAAACGATATTCATACACAACCATCTTTGGGAGAATCTTTGCTTGGATTTTAGATCTGCTCGATTGGTTGAAGCGGTTTTTTCAGAAAAAATAA